One Euwallacea fornicatus isolate EFF26 chromosome 22, ASM4011564v1, whole genome shotgun sequence genomic region harbors:
- the LOC136346297 gene encoding phosphatidylcholine:ceramide cholinephosphotransferase 2-like isoform X6, with the protein MFFDKFLRMVLEPKFVDYGSIHPTPDGHPHSHHGVNGPRSSLLPPLDDEDATANTSSGTKMTQGDLYQRQPLLPNPKGNDHWAHNAHGATGAEYYADEDDIMEKDASRNGDIKIDIPPSREEPRFPQERWKTLLAFIIMCFNFILTLTSLSLVHDKVPDRAKHGPLPDVFLANVPPYDWALSVSEYIIIFCINSCMIAMVFHKHRFIVFRRIFLIMSLLYMYRAITMYVTVLPLSSETYVCSPKSNTTSARLIVKRVLHLMSGFGLSVNGKHTFCGDFIYSGHTVILVFSYLVVSEYTPKKLYLLRMVHWLYFVLGVIGVIMLQLSHGHYTVDVIIAYYVTTRIFWIYHTLANNANLKQFSSNNLLSRSWWFALFLYFEGNVGGPVPRQFDWPLPWPRRWHSKGNRDS; encoded by the exons ATGTTCTTTGATAAGTTCCTCAG AATGGTCTTGGAGCCCAAATTCGTGGATTATGGCAGCATACATCCCACTCCCGACGGACACCCCCATAGCCATCACGGCGTAAACGGTCCTCGATCGTCGTTGCTGCCACCCCTAGACGACGAGGACGCAACCGCCAATACCTCTAGTGGCACAAAAATGACTCAAG GAGATTTGTATCAACGTCAACCATTGCTACCAAATCCTAAGGGCAACGATCATTGGGCCCATAATGCTCACGGCGCCACTGGAGCCGAGTACTACGCAGATGAGGATGATATAATGGAAAAGGACGCCAGTCGTAACGGTGACATAAAAATCGACATTCCCCCTTCCAGAGAAGAGCCCCGATTTCCGCAGGAACGATGGAAAACCCTTTTAG caTTTATCATAATGTGCTTCAACTTCATCTTAACTTTGACATCCCTGAGCCTGGTCCATGATAAAGTCCCCGACAGAGCAAAACACGGGCCCCTTCCGGACGTTTTCCTGGCCAATGTGCCACCCTACGACTGGGCACTCAGTGTGTCCGAATACATAATCATTTTCTGCATAAATTCCTGCATGATTGCAATGGTCTTTCATAAGCATAG GTTCATAGTCTTCAGGAGGATCTTTCTCATAATGTCGTTGCTCTATATGTACAGAGCGATAACGATGTATGTCACTGTCTTGCCACTTTCAAGTGAGACGTACGTGTGCTCGCCTAAGTCGAATACCACTTCTGCTCGATTGATAGTCAAGCGGGTACTGCATTTGATGAGCGGCTTCGGATTGTCAGTGAATGGAAAGCACACGTTCTGTGGAGATTTTATTTACAGTGGACACACTGTTATTTTAGTGTTTAGTTACCTTGTTGTATCCGAAT ACACGCCCAAGAAATTATATCTTCTGCGGATGGTGCATTGGTTGTACTTTGTGCTGGGCGTGATTGGAGTCATAATGCTCCAATTGTCTCACGGCCATTACACCGTGGACGTCATAATTGCATATTATGTTACCACTAGGATATTCTGGATATACCATACTTTAGctaataatgcaaatttaaaa CAATTCTCATCAAATAACCTTCTGAGCCGCTCATGGTGGTTTGCCCTCTTCCTTTACTTCGAAGGCAACGTGGGGGGTCCGGTACCGCGGCAATTTGACTGGCCATTGCCGTGGCCTCGTCGGTGGCACTCTAAAGGCAACCGGGATAGTTAG
- the LOC136346297 gene encoding phosphatidylcholine:ceramide cholinephosphotransferase 2-like isoform X4 — protein MKLQLVVVETGDKWRKALIRMVLEPKFVDYGSIHPTPDGHPHSHHGVNGPRSSLLPPLDDEDATANTSSGTKMTQGDLYQRQPLLPNPKGNDHWAHNAHGATGAEYYADEDDIMEKDASRNGDIKIDIPPSREEPRFPQERWKTLLAFIIMCFNFILTLTSLSLVHDKVPDRAKHGPLPDVFLANVPPYDWALSVSEYIIIFCINSCMIAMVFHKHRFIVFRRIFLIMSLLYMYRAITMYVTVLPLSSETYVCSPKSNTTSARLIVKRVLHLMSGFGLSVNGKHTFCGDFIYSGHTVILVFSYLVVSEYTPKKLYLLRMVHWLYFVLGVIGVIMLQLSHGHYTVDVIIAYYVTTRIFWIYHTLANNANLKQFSSNNLLSRSWWFALFLYFEGNVGGPVPRQFDWPLPWPRRWHSKGNRDS, from the exons AATGGTCTTGGAGCCCAAATTCGTGGATTATGGCAGCATACATCCCACTCCCGACGGACACCCCCATAGCCATCACGGCGTAAACGGTCCTCGATCGTCGTTGCTGCCACCCCTAGACGACGAGGACGCAACCGCCAATACCTCTAGTGGCACAAAAATGACTCAAG GAGATTTGTATCAACGTCAACCATTGCTACCAAATCCTAAGGGCAACGATCATTGGGCCCATAATGCTCACGGCGCCACTGGAGCCGAGTACTACGCAGATGAGGATGATATAATGGAAAAGGACGCCAGTCGTAACGGTGACATAAAAATCGACATTCCCCCTTCCAGAGAAGAGCCCCGATTTCCGCAGGAACGATGGAAAACCCTTTTAG caTTTATCATAATGTGCTTCAACTTCATCTTAACTTTGACATCCCTGAGCCTGGTCCATGATAAAGTCCCCGACAGAGCAAAACACGGGCCCCTTCCGGACGTTTTCCTGGCCAATGTGCCACCCTACGACTGGGCACTCAGTGTGTCCGAATACATAATCATTTTCTGCATAAATTCCTGCATGATTGCAATGGTCTTTCATAAGCATAG GTTCATAGTCTTCAGGAGGATCTTTCTCATAATGTCGTTGCTCTATATGTACAGAGCGATAACGATGTATGTCACTGTCTTGCCACTTTCAAGTGAGACGTACGTGTGCTCGCCTAAGTCGAATACCACTTCTGCTCGATTGATAGTCAAGCGGGTACTGCATTTGATGAGCGGCTTCGGATTGTCAGTGAATGGAAAGCACACGTTCTGTGGAGATTTTATTTACAGTGGACACACTGTTATTTTAGTGTTTAGTTACCTTGTTGTATCCGAAT ACACGCCCAAGAAATTATATCTTCTGCGGATGGTGCATTGGTTGTACTTTGTGCTGGGCGTGATTGGAGTCATAATGCTCCAATTGTCTCACGGCCATTACACCGTGGACGTCATAATTGCATATTATGTTACCACTAGGATATTCTGGATATACCATACTTTAGctaataatgcaaatttaaaa CAATTCTCATCAAATAACCTTCTGAGCCGCTCATGGTGGTTTGCCCTCTTCCTTTACTTCGAAGGCAACGTGGGGGGTCCGGTACCGCGGCAATTTGACTGGCCATTGCCGTGGCCTCGTCGGTGGCACTCTAAAGGCAACCGGGATAGTTAG
- the LOC136346297 gene encoding phosphatidylcholine:ceramide cholinephosphotransferase 2-like isoform X5 — protein MASNVQERDNLIGMVLEPKFVDYGSIHPTPDGHPHSHHGVNGPRSSLLPPLDDEDATANTSSGTKMTQGDLYQRQPLLPNPKGNDHWAHNAHGATGAEYYADEDDIMEKDASRNGDIKIDIPPSREEPRFPQERWKTLLAFIIMCFNFILTLTSLSLVHDKVPDRAKHGPLPDVFLANVPPYDWALSVSEYIIIFCINSCMIAMVFHKHRFIVFRRIFLIMSLLYMYRAITMYVTVLPLSSETYVCSPKSNTTSARLIVKRVLHLMSGFGLSVNGKHTFCGDFIYSGHTVILVFSYLVVSEYTPKKLYLLRMVHWLYFVLGVIGVIMLQLSHGHYTVDVIIAYYVTTRIFWIYHTLANNANLKQFSSNNLLSRSWWFALFLYFEGNVGGPVPRQFDWPLPWPRRWHSKGNRDS, from the exons AATGGTCTTGGAGCCCAAATTCGTGGATTATGGCAGCATACATCCCACTCCCGACGGACACCCCCATAGCCATCACGGCGTAAACGGTCCTCGATCGTCGTTGCTGCCACCCCTAGACGACGAGGACGCAACCGCCAATACCTCTAGTGGCACAAAAATGACTCAAG GAGATTTGTATCAACGTCAACCATTGCTACCAAATCCTAAGGGCAACGATCATTGGGCCCATAATGCTCACGGCGCCACTGGAGCCGAGTACTACGCAGATGAGGATGATATAATGGAAAAGGACGCCAGTCGTAACGGTGACATAAAAATCGACATTCCCCCTTCCAGAGAAGAGCCCCGATTTCCGCAGGAACGATGGAAAACCCTTTTAG caTTTATCATAATGTGCTTCAACTTCATCTTAACTTTGACATCCCTGAGCCTGGTCCATGATAAAGTCCCCGACAGAGCAAAACACGGGCCCCTTCCGGACGTTTTCCTGGCCAATGTGCCACCCTACGACTGGGCACTCAGTGTGTCCGAATACATAATCATTTTCTGCATAAATTCCTGCATGATTGCAATGGTCTTTCATAAGCATAG GTTCATAGTCTTCAGGAGGATCTTTCTCATAATGTCGTTGCTCTATATGTACAGAGCGATAACGATGTATGTCACTGTCTTGCCACTTTCAAGTGAGACGTACGTGTGCTCGCCTAAGTCGAATACCACTTCTGCTCGATTGATAGTCAAGCGGGTACTGCATTTGATGAGCGGCTTCGGATTGTCAGTGAATGGAAAGCACACGTTCTGTGGAGATTTTATTTACAGTGGACACACTGTTATTTTAGTGTTTAGTTACCTTGTTGTATCCGAAT ACACGCCCAAGAAATTATATCTTCTGCGGATGGTGCATTGGTTGTACTTTGTGCTGGGCGTGATTGGAGTCATAATGCTCCAATTGTCTCACGGCCATTACACCGTGGACGTCATAATTGCATATTATGTTACCACTAGGATATTCTGGATATACCATACTTTAGctaataatgcaaatttaaaa CAATTCTCATCAAATAACCTTCTGAGCCGCTCATGGTGGTTTGCCCTCTTCCTTTACTTCGAAGGCAACGTGGGGGGTCCGGTACCGCGGCAATTTGACTGGCCATTGCCGTGGCCTCGTCGGTGGCACTCTAAAGGCAACCGGGATAGTTAG
- the LOC136346297 gene encoding phosphatidylcholine:ceramide cholinephosphotransferase 2-like isoform X7, which translates to MVLEPKFVDYGSIHPTPDGHPHSHHGVNGPRSSLLPPLDDEDATANTSSGTKMTQGDLYQRQPLLPNPKGNDHWAHNAHGATGAEYYADEDDIMEKDASRNGDIKIDIPPSREEPRFPQERWKTLLAFIIMCFNFILTLTSLSLVHDKVPDRAKHGPLPDVFLANVPPYDWALSVSEYIIIFCINSCMIAMVFHKHRFIVFRRIFLIMSLLYMYRAITMYVTVLPLSSETYVCSPKSNTTSARLIVKRVLHLMSGFGLSVNGKHTFCGDFIYSGHTVILVFSYLVVSEYTPKKLYLLRMVHWLYFVLGVIGVIMLQLSHGHYTVDVIIAYYVTTRIFWIYHTLANNANLKQFSSNNLLSRSWWFALFLYFEGNVGGPVPRQFDWPLPWPRRWHSKGNRDS; encoded by the exons ATGGTCTTGGAGCCCAAATTCGTGGATTATGGCAGCATACATCCCACTCCCGACGGACACCCCCATAGCCATCACGGCGTAAACGGTCCTCGATCGTCGTTGCTGCCACCCCTAGACGACGAGGACGCAACCGCCAATACCTCTAGTGGCACAAAAATGACTCAAG GAGATTTGTATCAACGTCAACCATTGCTACCAAATCCTAAGGGCAACGATCATTGGGCCCATAATGCTCACGGCGCCACTGGAGCCGAGTACTACGCAGATGAGGATGATATAATGGAAAAGGACGCCAGTCGTAACGGTGACATAAAAATCGACATTCCCCCTTCCAGAGAAGAGCCCCGATTTCCGCAGGAACGATGGAAAACCCTTTTAG caTTTATCATAATGTGCTTCAACTTCATCTTAACTTTGACATCCCTGAGCCTGGTCCATGATAAAGTCCCCGACAGAGCAAAACACGGGCCCCTTCCGGACGTTTTCCTGGCCAATGTGCCACCCTACGACTGGGCACTCAGTGTGTCCGAATACATAATCATTTTCTGCATAAATTCCTGCATGATTGCAATGGTCTTTCATAAGCATAG GTTCATAGTCTTCAGGAGGATCTTTCTCATAATGTCGTTGCTCTATATGTACAGAGCGATAACGATGTATGTCACTGTCTTGCCACTTTCAAGTGAGACGTACGTGTGCTCGCCTAAGTCGAATACCACTTCTGCTCGATTGATAGTCAAGCGGGTACTGCATTTGATGAGCGGCTTCGGATTGTCAGTGAATGGAAAGCACACGTTCTGTGGAGATTTTATTTACAGTGGACACACTGTTATTTTAGTGTTTAGTTACCTTGTTGTATCCGAAT ACACGCCCAAGAAATTATATCTTCTGCGGATGGTGCATTGGTTGTACTTTGTGCTGGGCGTGATTGGAGTCATAATGCTCCAATTGTCTCACGGCCATTACACCGTGGACGTCATAATTGCATATTATGTTACCACTAGGATATTCTGGATATACCATACTTTAGctaataatgcaaatttaaaa CAATTCTCATCAAATAACCTTCTGAGCCGCTCATGGTGGTTTGCCCTCTTCCTTTACTTCGAAGGCAACGTGGGGGGTCCGGTACCGCGGCAATTTGACTGGCCATTGCCGTGGCCTCGTCGGTGGCACTCTAAAGGCAACCGGGATAGTTAG
- the CPSF1 gene encoding cleavage and polyadenylation specificity factor subunit 1, protein MFSICKQSHQPTGVEHAISCFFFNKTERSLITAGANVLKVFRLIPDVDQKTRHERYSEFFPPKSKLECMSQYQLFGNIMALQSVTLANSPRDSLLIGFSDAKLSVVEYDPENHQLKTLSLHYFEEEDMKDGWTHFHHIPIVRADPENRCAVMTIFGKKLVILPFKRETAIDEGDSDIKPTSSSGLGGKSAILASYMIEVKDFMDKIDNIIDIQFLHGYYEPTLLILYEPLKTFPGRVAVRRDTCAMAAISINLQQKVHPVIWSVSNLPFDCMRAVPIKKPIGGTLIFAVNSLIYLNQSIPPYAVSVNSIAETSSSFPMKSQEDLKISFDCAQIGFLDDDTLVLSLKGGELFVLTLLADNMRYVRNFHFEKAAASVLTTCVCICENNFLFLGSRLGNSLLLRFTEKANEVITLDDSEEPGAKRARESKVDDIGDIVSDSLTDFIASDVLDIRDPEELEVYGNQKQAGVQISSYIFEVCDSLLNIGPCGQISVGEPAFLSEEFQKNPDLNLELVTTSGFGKNGALCVLQRSIKPQIVTTFTLPGCFNMWTIKSGEDTHSFLILSQEESTMVLQTGQEINEIDNTGFSTHQPTVFAGNLGNNRFVVQVTTISVRLLQGAVQLQHVPMDLGSPIVQVSCADPYISLMAADGQVITLMLREVRGSAKLVISKSTLSNSPMITTICMYKDTSGLFANKIPDEFTHIPQHLITDMSDLTTDTQNEEDLLYGDNDFKMPSLSGAIPKPKVFYNWWKKYMTPAKSTYWLFVVRENSNMEIYSIPDFKLSFYVQNLCFGHKVLIDSLESVMLNVTAHINETQIQKDYQVKEISMVGMGANGSRPILFVRLDKHLYIYEVFRFYKGNLKLRFRRVKHEIMYQPNVAGVVDTENSDYFTLQEKISKIRYFDNIAGYNGVFICGASPYWIFLTKRGELRYHPMIIDGEVINFAPFNNVNCPEGFLYFNRKSELRIGILPTHLSYDAPWPVRKVPLRCTPHFVTYHLESKTYCLVTSLSEPSNSYYRFNGEDKELAVEDKHERFPYPHQESFSLMLFSPVSWDVIPNTKIDLDEWEHITCLRNVSLEYEGARSGLKGYIAVGTNYNYGEDITCRGRILIYDVIEVVPEPGQPLTKNKFKEIYAKEQKGPVTALSQVKGFLISAVGQKIYIWQLKDNDLIGIAFIDTQVYTHQILTIKNLILIADVYQSISLLRFQDEYRTLSLVSRDLRACEVYGIEYMIDNSNIGFLMSDREKNVTICMYQPEARESLGGLRLLRKADFHLGQAVTTFFRIKCKLGELGEDKKNMSGADRRHITMFATLDGGLGYIMPVLEKTYRRLLMLQNVMVTHGAHIGGLNPKGFRTFKSYRKMSNPARSIIDGELVWNFMQLSITEKIEVSKKIGTKLDELQDDLSDIQKLTNHF, encoded by the exons ATGTTTTCTATTTGCAAACAGTCCCATCAACCCACAGGGGTTGAGCATGCAATcagttgttttttctttaataaaacggAGAGAAGCCTGATCACAGCAGGTGCGAACGTCCTTAAAGTGTTCCGACTAATTCCAGATGTGGATCAGAAAACTAGACATGAGAGATATTCAG AATTCTTCCCTCCGAAATCAAAATTGGAATGTATGTCCCAATATCAACTCTTTGGAAACATAATGGCCTTACAGAGTGTAACACTGGCTAACTCTCCGCGAGATTCTCTTCTTATAGGCTTTTCCGATGCCAAACTTTCAGTTGTAGAGTATGATCCTGAAAACCACCAGCTGAAAACTCTAAGTTTACATTATTTTGAAGAGGAGGATATGAAA GATGGCTGGACCCACTTCCATCATATACCCATAGTGCGTGCAGATCCAGAGAATAGATGTGCTGTTATGActatatttggaaaaaaattggttattcTTCCCTTTAAACGGGAAACCGCTATAGATGAAGGTGATTCTGACATAAAGCCTACCTCGAGTTCAGGATTAGGAGGAAAATCTGCGATTTTGGCCTCATATATGATTGAGGTCAAAGACTTCATGGACAAAATAGATAATATTATAGATATACAGTTCTTGCACGGATATTACGAACCTACATTGTTGATTTTGTATGAGCCACTTAAAACTTTCCCAGG GCGAGTAGCAGTAAGGAGAGACACTTGCGCAATGGCTGCAATATCTATAAATCTGCAACAAAAGGTACATCCAGTCATTTGGAGTGTTTCAAATCTACCTTTTGACTGCATGAGAGCCGTACCTATTAAAAAGCCAATAGGCGGTACTTTGATATTTGCAGTCAACTCTTTGATTTATCTAAATCAGAGTATTCCGCCTTATGCAGTGTCTGTTAACAGTATTGCTGAAACTAGTTCCAGTTTTCCAATGA AGTCTCaggaagatttaaaaataagctTCGATTGCGCGCAAATTGGGTTTTTAGACGACGACACTTTGGTTTTGTCCTTGAAAGGGGGcgaattgtttgttttaactCTTTTAGCAGACAATATGCGTTACGttagaaatttccattttgaaaaGGCAGCTGCCAGTGTTTTGACTACTTGC GTTTGCATCTGcgagaataattttttattcttaggGTCAAGATTGGGCAACTCTTTGTTACTGCGCTTTACAGAAAAAGCAAACGAAGTTATTACACTTGATGACTCCGAAGAACCTGGTGCCAAAAGGGCACGAGAGAGTAAGGTTGATGATATTGGGGATATAGTTTCGGATtctttaactgattttatcgCTAGTGATGTCTTAG ACATTAGGGACCCAGAAGAATTAGAAGTGTACGGTAATCAGAAACAGGCGGGTGTTCAAATCTCGAGCTATATCTTTGAAGTTTGTGACTCCTTGTTGAACATCGGGCCTTGTGGCCAAATTTCCGTGGGCGAGCCCGCATTTTTAAGTgaggaatttcaaaaaaatccgGATTTGAATTTGGAACTGGTTACCACTTCCGGATTTGGCAAGAATGGAGCTTTATGCGTACTCCAGAGATCCATAAAGCCGCAAATTGTGACTACATTCACGCTGCCAGGGTGCTTTAATATGTGGACTATTAAGAGTGGGGAAGACACGCattcttttttgattttgagtCAGGAGGAGAGTACAATG GTTTTGCAAACTGGCCAAGAAATCAACGAAATTGATAACACTGGTTTTTCAACACATCAACCCACCGTGTTCGCGGGAAATTTAGGCAATAACCGATTTGTAGTCCAAGTGACCACAATATCAGTGCGCTTGCTCCAAGGAGCGGTGCAACTGCAACACGTCCCTATGGATTTAGGCTCCCCTATAGTGCAGGTGTCTTG TGCCGACCCGTATATTTCTCTTATGGCGGCTGATGGACAGGTTATAACTCTCATGTTAAGAGAGGTTCGGGGTTCCGCCAAATTGGTCATCAGTAAATCCACCTTATCAAAC AGCCCTATGATTACCACAATCTGTATGTACAAAGACACTTCCGGACTATTCGCCAACAAAATCCCGGACGAGTTCACTCATATACCGCAACATCTCATCACTGATATGTCGGACTTGACAACCGACACACAGAACGAAGAAGATCTGCTCTATGGCGATAATGATTTCAAAATGCCCTCGCTGAGTGGTGCTATCCCTAAGCCTAAAGTATTTTATAACTGGTGGAAGAAGTACATGACGCCAGCTAAGTCCACATATTGGTTGTTTGTCGTAAGAGAGAATTCCAATAtggaaatttattcaattccGGATTTCAAGCTCAGTTTCTACGTGCAGAATCTGTGTTTTGGCCACAAAGTGTTGATCGACTCCTTGGAGTCGGTTATGCTGAATGTCACGGCGCATATCAACGAAACTCAGATTCAGAAAGACTATCAAGTAAAGGAGATTTCAATG gTCGGCATGGGAGCAAACGGATCACGACCCATTCTTTTTGTCAGATTGGACAAACATCTTTATATATATGAAGTGTTTAGATTTTACAAAGGCAACTTGAAATTGAGGTTCAGACGAGTTAAGCACGAGATAATGTATCAACCGAATGTAGCTGGAGTAGTCGATACTGAAAATTCTGATTATTTCACATTGCAAGAAAAGATATCTAAAATAAGATATTTCGACAATATTGCCG gCTATAATGGAGTATTCATTTGTGGTGCAAGCccatattggatttttcttACCAAACGTGGTGAACTAAGATATCATCCCATGATTATAGACGGCGAGGTGATTAACTTCGCCCCgtttaataatgtaaattgCCCGGAAGGTTTCCTGTACTTCAATAGAAAG TCGGAACTTCGTATTGGAATTTTGCCGACTCACTTAAGCTACGACGCACCGTGGCCTGTGCGAAAAGTACCTTTGAGATGCACACCTCACTTTGTTACATACCATTTAGAGtcgaaaacttattgtttagTAACCAGTTTATCTGAACCGTCAAATTCCTACTATAGATTCAACGGTGAGGACAAGGAACTAGCTGTTGAAGACAAACATGAAAG GTTTCCTTATCCCCATCAGGAATCGTTCAGTCTCATGTTGTTTTCGCCGGTTTCATGGGACGTGATACCGAacacaaaaattgatttagacGAATGGGAGCACATTACTTGTTTGAGAAATGTTTCTCTGGAGTATGAAGGAGCACGGTCTGGATTGAAAGGTTATATCGCCGTAGGGACAAACTATAATTATGGAGAAGATATTACCTGTAGGGGGCGG ATTCTAATCTACGACGTTATTGAAGTGGTGCCCGAACCAGGTCAGCCCTTGaccaaaaacaaattcaaagaaatttatgCCAAAGAGCAAAAAGGACCTGTAACGGCCCTTTCGCAAGTTAAAGGGTTCCTAATTTCCGCCGTAGGccaaaaa ATTTATATTTGGCAATTAAAAGATAATGATTTGATAGGAATCGCGTTCATCGATACCCAAGTTTATACCCATCAGATTTTGActatcaaaaatttgatattaatcGCGGATGTTTATCAATCTATTTCCCTTTTGCGATTCCAGGATGAATACAGGACTTTGTCATTAGTGTCTAGA GATTTGCGTGCTTGTGAAGTATACGGTATAGAGTATATGATAGACAACTCAAATATAGGATTTTTAATGTCAgacagagaaaaaaatgttacgatTTGTATGTATCAACCTGAAGCTAGGGAATCGTTGGGAG GACTGCGATTGCTGCGTAAGGCAGACTTTCATCTGGGACAGGCTGTTACTACTTTTTTCagaataaaatgtaaattaggAGAGTTAGGTGAAGACAAGAAAAATATGAGCGGAGCTGATAGGAGACATATTACAATGTTTG CAACTTTGGATGGAGGTCTGGGCTACATTATGCCCGTTCTGGAGAAAACTTACAGAAGACTTCTTATGTTACAAAACGTAATGGTCACGCATGGAGCACATATCGGCGGTCTGAATCCAAAGGGGTTTAG GACATTTAAGAGCTATAGGAAAATGTCGAATCCTGCTAGGAGCATAATCGATGGAGAGTTGGTATGGAACTTCATGCAGCTTTCTATAACTGAGAAGATTGAG GTCTCCAAGAAAATTGGTACTAAATTGGATGAGCTTCAGGATGATTTAAGCGACATCCAGAAATTAACAAATCATTTCTGA